A segment of the Populus nigra chromosome 12, ddPopNigr1.1, whole genome shotgun sequence genome:
CTAGATTTTCCTCAAATTACTTAATACACACGGTTTAATTCAAAGCTTAAAAAGATGTTACGTTTTGACTTGAAGGATGAATCCATGGAAGTGCCCCAACCTCCTTCCTAGTGGGAGGAAAGTCACCGTTTTAGTGTGGCTTGCTTGAGAGGGGATCTTCATGCATATTGCTATCATTTTCAGCCACATTATTGGTTATGGAAATGAAACAACATGGGTTTGAAGGAATTCCGTATCGAGTTTAACGTGTGAGCGAGGATTTTCACAGCCCTCGAGAATAAGAAGtttaagatatttatatacAAGACGGCCAAAAAATCATTAATCTTGGTTGTTAGTTTAAAGTGGTGTCTTTTCATGTATTTAAGCCCTCAGGCGTGCAGATTCATGTACAGGTCCTAGTGACTAAGTGCAGATCTCTTCAATGTCCTGGACTCGAATGTGTAGCATTAATTTGTGGCCGCACTATCCGTTCATAGAGCCATTGACATTAATTTATGGTGACCTGCTGCTCATCTTAGCTTGATTATGAATGCTGAAAATGTGATAGGCTTTTCTAACTGTATTCAGAATTACTTCCAAAAACATGTGATTAGCAATGTCATAAGTGCAGGCTTGTTGATATATCATCCACTTGGACTGAAGTATTTCTACAAATTTCTTAACAGCAGTCTCAGTTGCAGTTGATCATCCACTTATGTTTCTTGCGTATTCGTTTTCTCTGGTCTAGTTTGAGTCTCATTTTTATATTGCAAATATTTCAACttcttgttgttattgttgaacTTGTGGAAAAATTTGGAAACAAATAGAATACAGAGAAGAGGGGAGAAGAAAAATAGATAGCAGAAGGAAAGGAAGCAGGTGAAGAAAAGAAGATGAATGATCTAGGCCTGAAGAACAAGGCTCTTGCCTAGAATCAGGTCATCGGTGAAAAAATCAGCCTCTTTCCTGTATGTTCCCCTGCCAAAGTCAAGGTTGTAAGAATCTGCAAGACCTTCCACGAGGTCGAATTCGGGTTCCCATCCAAGAACATGCTTTGCTTTGTCAATCGAGGCAAAGAAATGCTGCATTAAACACAAAACAGAAAGTAGTCGTTACCATGTTTTAAGCTAATAACGTTAATTGGGTATCGAAAATTCTGTCAGAAATTACCTGGTCACGGAATGGAAACGCCTTCTTTTTCCCGAAGTCAAAATCTTTAGGGTTGTAGTGAACAATCTCAGGTTCTGGGAACCCAGCAGCCTGAGAGAAAAAAGATCAAACGATATAGTCAGATACGTTAATTCAGCAAAAAAGCCACAGAAAGAGCTACAAAACTTTAACTACCTAGTATATAGTCAGTAGTGCATAATCCAGAATTACCTTCGCACATGCCTTAGCTAATCCATCAAAGGTGACATACTTCTCTCCTGATATGTTAAATACTTGCTGGCTGGCCTTTTCATTACCAAGAACCTGAATGAAAGCCTTTGCCAAATCCTGGGAATTTTGAACTCATCAGGTCAGAAACTTGCTTTCATGTTACTCATGCCAAAGTGGCTTTCAGAATAACTGAAATGCATGATGGAATCGAAGATTTTCTTACCTTTACATGACCAAGTTGAGTCATTTGAATTCCAGAGTTGGGAATTGGAATCGGGCGGCCTGCTTTCAACCGATGAAAGAACCACTCTTCAACAGGGTTGTAGTTTAAGGGCCCATAGATGTAGACTGGTCTTATAGAAGTCCAGTTGACGCCCCTTGATTCTAGTAAGCTCTCTGTCTCAAGCTTTCCCTTGTGCCTGCTCTTTGGATCAACTGCATCTTTCTGTAACCAGACAATACCTAGTTAGAAGAGATATGTTACCAGAagattcagaaaaagaaaacctgTTCTTCGCGATTGTTCAATGAGTTTCATAAATACTGCTATCAGAACTACCTCGCTGTGCGGTAAAAGATCAGATTTGAGGTAAACTCCAGCTGAAGAGCAGTATATGAACCTGGGAATTAACAGAACTTCAGATTTCCAAAGACAGCAGCAGTTATGGAAAGGCTACAGAGTTCGTAAAGTTTCCTGATTTCTTATAACTTAACTATAATTCATCAAATTTCACCTGCAtgatatttaaatagaaaagacaAGATTTTGAGCATGTAATTAAACAACATTTTTCTATTGAATTTCTGCCGAAGAACTGAGATGCTTATGCAGCATGCAATTCTGAAACGTTGAATTTCTCTTATGTAGCAATATTAAAGATCGGCTGTATCAACTAAATGTGTTGAAGATAACAAATGTGGTTTTGCATGAGATGCATGGAAGCTATCAAGGTTTAGGGAATTTCATTATCAATACCAAGAATCAAACCCATACCCATACCGAAATTCGAAACAAGTGACATAGGACCAATTGAAGGCTCAATAAAAGCTAGCAATGAAATGATCATGCACATGACTTCTAGAATTGtaaacaaaatcatcaaaaaactgTTGAGAGCTTACTGTTCTAGCTTTGGTAGAGCATCCAGTATAGGTTCAACTTCAACTGCCTCGCGGCCTGAAACCATTTCGAAAAGATAAATAGGTATCAGAAGTAAAGAGCAGAACATTTTGCCAGAATTCATTGCtgtaaagtaaagaaaagatgTAATGATAAGACATTGCATACCATTTATGTCATAGACAACATCAAAGCCTTTTGCAGCAAGACTGGTTTTCACAAATTCAAAATCCTTCCTGTCTCCTTTCAAATGCAAGATCTAGAAAATCATGATCAGTAACAAAAATCTTAACCTACAGAGTCCAACACTATTACCTTCATTTCTTTACAGATGAAACTAATAACAAGCAAGAATCTTTTCATCCCCATTAGGATAATAAATACCTTGGAAGAAAAATCAGCATAATCCTGGTCTGATTCACCTGGCAACGGTTGAGTAATTGGTGCTTTACCTCTGGTAAACAAGGTCACCTGCCAAGAAGCACCACTACAGTTATTTTCCATTGAAAATTGATGGATACCAAAACgtgaaaaattgaaagaagataCTAAAAAGAGACAAGGATAAGACTACCTGATGACCCTCTTTGACAAGAAGTCTAGACAGGAACACACCAATGAATCTAGTGCCTCCCATTATAAGAATGTTCTTGGAACTTGATGCTGAAACTTGTAATGCTCCCTTTGTCTGCCATACCCTTCTCTTACACTGCAAGAAAAAGCAAACAACTGTTAAGACATTAGACATGCACTAATCTTAAGCAAATAAAGAGATAAACAGCAAGACATACCCGAACTTGAGAGTGGAGTCTGGTGCCATTGAAGTCAGAGAGAGaggaaggaagaagagagaaagaaggctGAGTTTGCTGCTGCACAGCCACCAACCTAGCCATGGTATGCTTGTACCTCTCTAGTCTCTGCTACTACTATCCTCTCTTTGCCTTTCCAAGTTTCTTGAAACAGAAATTTGAAAGTTTCTGGTTCTGCCCcgtctttccttttcttttatttattttttcttggtttctaaCAATTTAGGATAAGACAATGACTCAATCATCCACTCCACTTTGGTTATATCCACAGCCTCTCATTCATGCACAACATCACCACCTCTTGTTCTCTTTAAGTAACCTACTGTATCGGTGACCCGTGCGACACCatgttcaagtaaaaaatatttgagaatacAAAAAGGATGCTCTTGatgataatgatattaaaaaaaaaaagcaagaaaaaactgATACTCGTTTTATTAATTCGATCAGATCCAATAAAATTGGATAATTTAGTAActgatttaaattataaaatataatagtaaataaactataaaaaatatttaacaataattaGTTAAAACAAAAGAACCATTAATATTATAccttggagaaaaaaaagaaaaaaatcatcgaAAATCCACTATCATTTTATTGTGAACATCACCCATTACAAAGATTTAAATAACGATATCAGAAGAGGTTGCATGTGTCACtagaataacattttaaaaaagcaaaccaaacaaaaaaccCGAGataatccaattaaataaaaaaaaaatgttaaaacatATCCATAAAGGAAATGCCAAGATGAGGcaagaaagaagatgaaatgTCCACCGATTCCAAATTAAAGTTCTTCTCGGTGCACGCGTCATATATTCATAGAGGAGACGTCACGACGCGACCTACACCAccgtaaaataattttttttatcat
Coding sequences within it:
- the LOC133669182 gene encoding chloroplast stem-loop binding protein of 41 kDa b, chloroplastic, yielding MARLVAVQQQTQPSFSLLPSSLSDFNGTRLHSQVRCKRRVWQTKGALQVSASSSKNILIMGGTRFIGVFLSRLLVKEGHQVTLFTRGKAPITQPLPGESDQDYADFSSKILHLKGDRKDFEFVKTSLAAKGFDVVYDINGREAVEVEPILDALPKLEQFIYCSSAGVYLKSDLLPHSEKDAVDPKSRHKGKLETESLLESRGVNWTSIRPVYIYGPLNYNPVEEWFFHRLKAGRPIPIPNSGIQMTQLGHVKDLAKAFIQVLGNEKASQQVFNISGEKYVTFDGLAKACAKAAGFPEPEIVHYNPKDFDFGKKKAFPFRDQHFFASIDKAKHVLGWEPEFDLVEGLADSYNLDFGRGTYRKEADFFTDDLILGKSLVLQA